The nucleotide sequence TAACAACTAGTTAAAAAATGAGTGGCAAATTTGCAGCTTTTTGCGGACACCCCTTGAAGGTCGCATGTTCAATACGACTTGCCTTCTATTTGATCTAATTGGTTAGCAGGATACAGGCAAGAAATATGGATAACGTTTAATTAAAGTCTTCCAAGCAAAGGTTGATTGCCGTCTAACTAAAGGTTTTGTAGGTGAAGTGTCACACATGTCTTGATTGCAATCTAGATAAGAAGATAAGATTCCAGCCTTAGTTTTTGTAGACTAGTAATCAACGGCTTTAACTTTTATTTCATTTAAGTTGCTATTATTACAATATATTAAGTAATAATCTCATCTTTTGTATCGTTAAAAATGGAATCTTGGCGATTATAATAGAGATAATAGTTGTATCTATATCTATATTAATAATATATGCGAATTGTGTCGTTATTCAAAACGAGGGGGTATCAACAACCACCCACATCAAGTTGAAAATACACCAGACAAAATCCAGGATAACAATCACCACTAAATCAAAGGGTCCTACCATCTTCATCTTACAACCATTCAATATGGAGGAGGACATAACCCCCTAGACACCCAAATCCCATATATCCTCTTTCCATCATAAAAAGATTAGTTCACACCCCACCAATCCACTCATAATAAAGGCTGCTTATAATTCAAATAAACAACTTTATAATCCTTTATTTCACTTACAAGGTAGTAatagatacacactttaaataAATATTACATTTCTAATTAAACACCCTCAAAACAACTTATTGTTTTATCTACTTTATTTTTCCACAAACAACATGTAACataatttaataaaatcttgGTCTGTACATAACCGAAGGATTAGATTGAAGTGAAAAGCTAATTAATCTACCTGCGAATTTACTTTAAACAACACTGATCATACCATCTCCATTGTTGAACCCTGAGATTGCCTGGAATGTAGAAGATAGGGAGAGGTTGAGAGATAAAGATAATGACAATGAATCCCTTTCGTGTTCACAATTCGAATAATTATCCGCTCTTGTTGATAGATTGAGTGTTGGAGATAGAGGGACTGGTCCAGTGTTGATTTGATACTCGGTATTGAAAGCTACGGTTTCAGTTTGATTCTTGATTGAGAGCGGGGGTGATGGAATTAGACCAACAGCCGATGGTTGATTACCGTTATCTTCATGAGTTTGTTCTTCCATTGGAGTAGCAGCAACCTGACCATCAATCACAAAGTTGTTAGTTTTTGTCACCCATAGGTAGTATTAAATAACTAACGTTTTTTAACAACAATTCCTAGATTTTTTCTAGGATAATCCTCGGGATTTGAACGCCCAACCTTTTGTTGTGAAGGAGACCACTTACCACTAGATTAACGTTGTTTAGTGCATCAATAGTGATGTCACAAATCGCCTGCATATGTTAGTTTTCCCCTTTGGTTGGGAAAGGGGAAAACTAACACAAGCAGACGATTTGTAATTTGTTAGATCTATTAGTTGATACTTACTGAATCAGTTGTGATGTCGAAGAGGCTAGATCTTCGACGACGGCGATTAAGGTTGCTTCGACGGAGAAAATACTTTTGAGCATGACTTGCCACTTGTGTCGGGGTACGCGTCTTCACAAAATTCCTTGAAATTCCTCTCCAGTCCCCTTTACCTACCTTCTTCAGGCCTAATAGAAATAGCTTGTGTTCATCCTCTGTCCATGGAACCCCTGTTGTTTttcaataatataaaaaaaattaattaatctCATAAaacttcacaaaaaaaaaaaaaagtaccaAGGCGAGATCTAACCTCGTTTGCGCTCTCTACCAACGTTTGAGGGGTTGCGAACGGCATCCTCAGCTGAAGCgtaaccagaatcagcagcaaccgcGATGGAGCCATCAAGGTTATTACTATTACTAGACGAATCACCATGAGTAGCTTGTTGTACATGTACGTATTGTGAAAGGTCGTTCATACTCACGCTTTTCCTCATCGGATCAACCTTAACTCGCACTCCAAACAACATGATCTCACCCGAGCCATCAGCACCAACCGGGTTCTGACCGTTCGCCCAGCAGCCTGATTCTGACATCATACTGGCCACTTGATAACAAATCAATCTAAATCAAAATCTATAACAAAAGTGATGAAAATTTGCTAGATGATTGATTAAATTTGGAATAAATGCAGAGTTCACAAGATAATCTTGTAACTTATCTTTTGCATTGGTCGGCTAGGGGAATCTGATGGTCGTACAATAGTTTTCTCTTGTTTAATCTGTGACAATAGATACAAATGTGGTTTGTATGGGTGGTATATATAAAATGCTAAAATGGCGGGTGGGTTCCATGTGGTTGCATTGTTGGAGTTTGTGGCACATACACGTGGCGAATTCTGGTACGGTGCTTATTAGTGAGGGAATCACAGTTATTGGAATGTGATTTTACCATAAAGGTCAAAGTCAAAGAAGCGTTTATCTTGCGTAATTACCCTTTAATTATGATTATGACTTTTAAacaatgttttaaataccggtatgaaccggccggttataccggttaaacCGGATATCGGACACGAGTCTGGTACGATAAAGGCCGGTAAAACCCGAATACGGTATGTCTTATGTACCGGCGGTAAATCCGGTTCTACCGGTTCAAACCGTTGAACCGGTTTGCATTATCTTAATATTTGAtttcttaattttaataaaatacgaTATTAAGGTAATATTAATCTTCCATATTTCCGGTAGTTAACCTAGTGTCTTCTATTCCAATATTTCATCGTTGTTGAAACTGTTACTCACCTCgtacaatgcaatattgtttataactaataaaaatattcttaaaatgcttagtagtttataataaaaatagttgtttttagataaaactatgatCAGTTACATAAATTCAAGTTGAGATTTGATTGTTTTTTGAGTTAGATAAAACTATGATCAGTTACATAAATTCAAGTTGAGATTTGATTGTTTTTTGAGATGAATTTGTATTTTAAGGAATTCATAGGGTTAACTAATAACCCGGTTCAGTCGCCCGATACAACCCGGTTCAACTAGTTAAGCCATTTTAAAGCCCAACCCGgtatgatttaaaaaccggtttttaaaacattgcttttAAACCATAGTTAAGAAAGGGACTGCTCATCAACTCAAGTTGAaagtgtttattttatttttttttttttgaacggccaactaaaatttttatttataatcatAGATAACAACTGTTATCTAAACCATAGTCCATACACCAAAAGAAAAAACAACATCAGGACATTAAACACCAAGGCAAAAAACATTAAAATCGTTACAGCAAGCCCAAGACAACTCCGATGCCTTGGCCCGATGTTTCACCCACAAAAACCCCAAAACTTTTGCTTCCTCAATAACTCTTTCCGGTGAGCACTTACTTCGTTCGAAAACCGATTTGTTTCTAGCTGCCCATATGCACCACACTGTTGTTTGGAAGATTGCATATATCAACTGTTGCCATATTCTTGACCCCCTCATATTCACATGCTATTTAGCCAGATCCTCTAGACCAAAGAAGTAAATGGCTGGTAATTTACACCACCTGGAGACACCTTCCCAGACCTTTTGTGTGAACCGACACGAACAGAAAACATGCTCAGTTGTCTCCTCCTCCTCTTGGCAAAATTCACATAGTGTTGATACCACATTTACACCTCTTCTGACCAAAGACATCCTAGTTGGCAACTTATCCAAATTCAGTCTCCACATAAGAAAATTTACCTTTAACGGTGTCCACCGGTTCCATGAAAAAGAGGAAACTGAACTCGACTCATGATTCAGCACTATTTGTCTCCTCAACCTACTAACTGAGAACAATCCGTCACCAGCCAAAGACCACTCCCACTTGTCCGCAGCGTTGGTGGTGACTACCGAAAATAGCAGCCCCAACATTTGATTAAATTCAGCATGTTCCAGGTCTGAATTGAGCTGCCGCACCCACTGAAACGAGAAGCCAGCCGCCCCTTTCACCCGATCCGAAACCACTGCCCTTTTATTCGATTCGATTGCAAATAGCCTGGGAAACTTCGATGCTAATGGTTCATTTGCCACCCAGCGATCCAACCAGAATGAGATCCCATGCCCACACCCCACGATCCCacgaaaggaattttgaaaatcaataCCCACATCTGCCAAATCACTAGCAATTTTGAATATTTGTTTCCAAGGCCCAACAACTGAAACTTTAGCCGGGATTGCATTCCATGCCCTCGGATTATTATGTATGCTCCATATGACCCCTTTCCACAATACATTTGACTCCGATTTAAACCGCTACCACCATTTAGCTAGCATTGCAATATTCACGTCTCTAAGCAAACCGAACCCCAACCCTCCCCCTTCCTTTGATGCTACTGTTTTCTTCCACGCCACCCATGTCATCTTTTGTTTACCTTCATCCCCTCCCCAAAGAAAATCTCTGCGCATCCTTTCCAAAGCTTTCAATACACATGTCGGAGCCCTATATAGAGAAAAGAAATATGTAGGAAGTGTTTATTTTATTACCACTTAAAATTATAACAAGTAGTATTATGATTAATAGATTACGgtcttttttaaattaaaaataaacgtATGAATCTTTTAAACAAAAAGAAAACTGAACATAAAATTTGGGGTTTTGAGATTAGAACGTTGGTGAACTAATTAATTGTGAATGGTCATTCTTTCTCTTCCATTTCTTCGGAAGTTCAAAAACCAATAAAAACATATTAGTTTGATTGTTTTTCTTATATATAACCTATACATGTATAAATATATAATCTACAGTATGTAGGTAAATGATACAAAATTCAACAATATATAAACAAATTAGTTGTTAGGTTTTTAGTGTACACGATCAATACATTTATATGAAAGCAATACATAATTAAAAAGTATATAActattgataaaaaaaattaaacgacTCAGATTTGTTCTTTGGGTTTAGTGGTCGTAAATGATATCGCACATGCGCGCACAAACATAAACGTGCATATGAGCTTGAACCACCCATCGCAAAAAATGAGAGACAAACACGAAAGATTGAGAAAATGACAAGGTGAGCAACCCTACTTTGCCTTCGTCGGGTTTGGAAGTAAAGAACATAGGCATATCAAGAGATTTTGATTTGAGGTAAGCGTGCGTGTATGGGAGATATAGAGTTgatatatgtatttttatgtttttatatgtAGCGGTAAAATTGACTTTTCATATTGACTTGAGTTTTCATTCAAGTTAGTACAGTACACTAAGGGGGTAGGGGTGGTCTTTACTCATCATTCACTCACAACTTCTaatcaagtttcgccatgtcatcAAGCATTACCATCACTAGGGATGAATTTTATTGGAAATGTCCATCACACGTATACTATACACACACTAGACGTACACACATGCATCATGCATTATAGTAAACCACACGTACATACCAAACTTAGTGACTATCAATCCATCTACTCATTAATTAgcatattattatattaatatattatccAACCAATCAACATTGAGAGACAATTGCAAATGTAAAAGGAATCCACAATCTCAACCCACTTATCTTACATCATACATTTTCCTCTTCATATAAAATTCAAACCAACCGTCTATGATTTTTCAATTTAATTTGGACTTGAACACGAATAATATAATCGTTGACTGTAAGACTATAAATATATAGTTATAATTTTTCTAATATCAAATCTCAAATGTATTAACAACTTGTGTAATCATGGGTCCGGCTAGTTTATTGTTTAAAAATGTATAAAACTGTTAATGTTAATAggtttcttttattttatatttattgaCAATAAGGGGAAGTGGCATATTTAAAAATAAGTTAGGTAAAAAGATATACGAAAATTTTGGTTGCCCACAGTTTGTTTTATCGTACCATATTTTAACTttgatttaaaaaatatgtatCATTTTTTAAAGATTTTGATATGTGCAAGTGTGAGAAACCTCTCAAGTCTCAACGACTACTTACCCATTAAACAAATATATATGTCGAAGAGGAAGCTTGTGCTTTCTGTGGGAATGCGATTGAAAATGTGGATCATCTTTTCACGGCTTGTCCCGTGTCTATTAGAGTGTGGAATAGGGTTTGTATTTGGGCTAAGCTTTCGCTTTTTTTTGCTTTCTCGTTCAAGGATATTCTTGATTTTCACAACAGTGTCAGCGGGGATAAAAAGTACAAAGAGTTAATCCGAGGGCTTTTTATCGTGGGGGTTTGGTGTATCTGGAAAGCTAGAAACGAGAAGATTTTCGCTAATGGCAGAGGTGATAGCGACGACATCTTCGAAGAGTTGAGGTCTCTTGGATTTTTTTGGTTAAAATGTAGATCAAGTTATAGGGATTTAGTTTGGAGGGAATGGTGTAACTATCCTTTGTATATGTTGTAAGCGGTTTTTGGTGCGGTCCTGCGTTTTTTTGTCAGGCCGgcctgttttaatgaagttttccttTAAAAAAAAGAACTTACCCATCATTATAAATGACTAATGAACATCATCAATTCCTTTATAAAGTTGTTAAGAAGATATAGTTTAAAATTAAGAAGTGAGAAAGAAAGAAACTAACGGATGGAGGAGATTGCAAAAAAGAAAGGGCTTGTTTTGGACCGTCCGTTTAGCATTTTCCTAGACCATGTTCATCGATAAGATGTTAGACGCCACCCAACGTGTTGTTTGAAAATGCCCCTTCATTTGGCTTTCTTTTCGGGGCAACTATATTATTAAATTCGTTTTTATATAACCAGCTATTTTCAAGAGTTgattacataataataataataataataataataataataataataataataataataataataataataataataataataataataataataataataataataataattattattattattattattattattattattattattaattttttttgtggTTTGGAGTCACTTAGGCTATGTCCATTCACAACCATCATCAACCCAACATTTTAATAAAAACACGAATTTCTCTCTCTTTCACCTACACAACCCAACCTATCTCAACCTTCTGCTCATATTCACAACCCAACCTTTAAAAcagtttttattaaatatatatatttttatgcttATTATTAATCCATAAATATGTTAGAAATAActataattaatattatttgaAACCGATTTGTTTTAGAAACAAAATAAATAACAacaatataatgtattttttataaaaaataattaaaaaatatattttttagaaGGAActcgatttttaataaaatttatattgatATGCTCACAGAAAAAAGTTAAACAACATTGTGTTACCAGATCTTTgtaataattaaatattaataagttattaaaaatatcatgttttatgtaGAATTAATTGTTCTACAACAAAAATGGAAAACACAATTAAAAAACTAAGCATTCATTTGCCAACAAGTGGCACcttaaaattattaaaataatgcaCATCCAAAGTTGCACCATCAACTTGGTCGTGAGAATTAagtgatttttaatttttcttttcacTTTTTGGGCAACCAACCCATCAATTGGTCACCAATGAATGTAACCATAGATATTTGAACT is from Helianthus annuus cultivar XRQ/B chromosome 9, HanXRQr2.0-SUNRISE, whole genome shotgun sequence and encodes:
- the LOC110879757 gene encoding transcription factor MYB1R1 codes for the protein MQKVASMMSESGCWANGQNPVGADGSGEIMLFGVRVKVDPMRKSVSMNDLSQYVHVQQATHGDSSSNSNNLDGSIAVAADSGYASAEDAVRNPSNVGRERKRGVPWTEDEHKLFLLGLKKVGKGDWRGISRNFVKTRTPTQVASHAQKYFLRRSNLNRRRRRSSLFDITTDSVAATPMEEQTHEDNGNQPSAVGLIPSPPLSIKNQTETVAFNTEYQINTGPVPLSPTLNLSTRADNYSNCEHERDSLSLSLSLNLSLSSTFQAISGFNNGDGMISVV